The following is a genomic window from Chanos chanos chromosome 1, fChaCha1.1, whole genome shotgun sequence.
GAATATGCTCAGACTCCCTGGGTGGTAAATGTCCTCAGCCGTCAACTGgaatcatgatgatgatgatgatgatgatgatgattattactCAACTTAACTattactaatactactactactaaaataataataataataataataataataataataataataataattcttgCTTTTGCAAATTATGGTTATGGTCACTGTCCTACATAGAGAAGACCAAGTGTAGCTATATCAGAATACATGTGCTATCGATCACGTATTGCTCAGTACATTACACACATGTCCTGTACATAGAAATGCTCCctaccctgacacacacacacacacacacacacactaaaacacacactaaaactcaCACGCAGATTTGCTGACAATTTTAAAGTTAGTGTTGTTTTATAACATTTCGTTGAACAATGTACAATGGGTTTAGACAACGTCCTATGTTAAACAAGTTCAAAATAAACTACTCATTATCTGACCTGTCGTAGTATGTGATCAAAATATAATCTGCACCGAATATGTTCCCTTACTTCACCCCTACAGTTACGTACAGATCGGACTTTTCGTTGAGCTGCCGCGAAATTGTGAAAAAGCGAGTAGATTCGAATGTCCCATTTTGAAATTGAGGTGGTAATTTCGGCATGTAGGTAATTTCGTTAGATtttgttaattgtttgtttattaataatATACTTATTTTATGGTTATACCGTAAGTACCTTTTTCCTCACATAAACTGCAATTCAGTCTGTATCGAATCTTAGGTTGTGGGCAGTCAGATGAAGTATCCTAGTTTGTTTTCAGGCGGGTAGTTCAATTGTGTTAGGGATTTGGAACCAAGGCAAAGCGCAGGCAAAGCATGTTTATCACGATAGTCTCATGGAGCCGTTTTAATAAGAtcttaaaaataattacacgAGAGACTAGTTATGTACGATACTTTTAATTCTCTGTGACCTGTAATTTATCGTAAGCAAAAGTCGTATGCTAAAGTAGTTGCTTAGCTACTGCACGTATGTCAGTTAACTAGTTCGCTAGGTTTTTCTGGGTCTTGCCAGGATAGGTTTTGCTAGATATATTAATATAAGACTTCCGCCACGAAGATAGAAATATAATGGACCGACCCTGCAGGTACACATCTAAGTATTGTTACAAATTTCATAATCTCAAGACTTGCTTCGGTAGCTAATATTTATAACAAGATTACGTAGCACCAGCTAATAGActgctgtgtttgctgtttaaCTAAGACATCTATTAGGGGCTACCCACATCTAACACGAAGGCACTGAGCTATAGATTGTAGCGATGATTGAAGCCAGCATAGCTACGTGTTGCAGTTGTCATGTTGCCATAGACCGCAGCAAGTCCTTTGTAGTGCAGTGCTTTATTTGGAATCTCATCTAAACTgtcacctttctttctttctttctttctttctttctttctttcttgcctACCTTTCTCCAGAAATAGGAAAGCTGTTAATTACTCAGATTTCGCAGATGACGACGGTAAgaagcacacatgcatgtatatttATCCTGCAGTATTATGCAGTATTCATAAGGCCATTAAGTGAATTTATGACAGTACAGTTCACATCATTCGGCCTTTTAGTATCCATAAACGCTCTCAGCTGATTTGTTCAATGTGTGAATCAGACGAAGATTTTGCAGAGGTGAAAGCACCTCCCAGCAAAAAGTGTCGTGTGAAGGAGCATGAATCTCAAAAATCCAAGAAGAGTTCAACGAAATCTTCAAGTCAAGAATCGGCTACCCATTTAAAAGGATGTAGCGAAAGGTAGGATTATTACATTGAACCATTAGTGCTGGCCATATGGGATGCAAGAATCTAATATGCTATAATACAAACACAATTGATAGCATGTCGGTCAATAAATGCAAGAACTGTTTGCCACAAGTATTGTTAAACCAGGCCCTGTTCTTGGCTATGAGATCTCTAAATGGCTCTTTTTGTGTGCTTCCTGTCTATTCATTTAATCAAATAAGGCTgctaaacacagagacatgttcACCTGTGACAGTTCTCTCTGGTTTATGGTATTGAAGTAAAGATGTTTCAGCAGCATTGAAGCTGAATTTCAACCAGTTATTGCCATTTTTTCAGGATATCTCTGGATGAAAAAGTGTATGAAAGACACTTAGAAGCAGCACTTACTCTTTCTTTGCTTCAAACTGGAGAAGCAAAAGAAGAAACTTTGCCCAATGGTGCAGGTTTGAATTCTTCAGAGTTACtgaatttctgttgttttaggaaaaatgcatgtgtgtcttttttatAACTTCCAGCATTCAAAAGATTGCAGTTATATgattctgaaatgtgttttgtcttgtttttctttgtagGTCCTTTAAAAGCTGACACACCCCAGCCAGCTCAGGTTTCAGCAGTACTGCTGTCCAACTGCAGTGTGGATGGCAGCTGTATGggtaataatatatattttacattctttCACAGCAGAGCAACACAACTCCTGACCTGAaagtctgtgtctttctgaatGTTTCATTAATACTAGTCTGGTTTGTTGTGGTTGACTAGACAGTGAGTGGTATGAACAGCCAAGCAGTCACCCTCATTCAGCTACGTACATGTTCAAAATGGTGTCCCCCATTGACATCAGTTATATGTCAGACTGAATGATTTATGGAAAGCAGCTTTTTGTGTATAAGGTCATGCTCTGCCCTCTGCCACTGGAGTTTACCAGATATTAGTAGATAGAtggattttgtttctttgttttgtatgaTAGCTGCATCAATAAGTCACCTCATAGTGGCGCTTGAAACTAgccactaacacactaacatgTTGTTTTGCCAGCTAAGATTTATCAGTGACTGCAGTCATGTATTAACCAAAGTTGCTGAATATATTGTATTTCAAAGCCACACTGTCAATACATGCTTTAATCTATCcagtttttttaagtaattatCCTCGTGATCAGAATGCAAAGTCTTGACTAGCAAACAGTGTTTGATGTGGGTCCCTTGGACATATCACACTGAAACAATGCAGCAGTAATGACAATTTGCTTCATGTGAATTAGGTTGTTTCGGTTATTTCAATTCTAAAACGTCTCGGTAAATTGATAAGGTTAAGAGATTCCAGACATCTAAAGTCTTTCTTCATCTCCTTAGGCTTGGATAAAATCACCAGTGAGCAGGCTTCCCCCATTAGTGGCTCTAGGCAGAGAAAGTCAAGAGCCATAGAGCACCAGGAGCCTGTCCTGCAGGAGGAAAAGGGCAAAGCAGGGGGTGAGGACCACCAGACACAATACACACCCGGTCCGGAGAGCACTGATGCTCAAAGGTTTTGAGTTCTTGGGCCACTTTTGGACAGAGGGTCCAGAGGGTCCAGGGCCAGTAGGGGGTCCAGAGGGTCCAGGGCCAGTAGTTTGAGTTTTATTGTTGTCTTGTTAACCAAAAAGGTAGTTTGACAAATCAAATACTATTGACCAGCACTGGCATGAGTTGATAAAAGACATGCAAATTTATGTGTCCATTTACGGctgaattttcagtttttgctGTCTATCTTGCAGCTGTCCATTGCTGCTAAATAACACTTTAACTAAATTGCATGGCACTGTGACTGTATCATCattctgtgattggctgactgTCAGAAGGAGGAACCCTGTCAGATGCAAATATGGCTGTCTGATTCTGAATTGTTGTCTGAGGACTGTGTTAAATATGTGTACTATTTAAAAATAGGGTGGACTTACCTGCAGTTTAGAatgttaataataaaatattaaatatcgATTGGCACTCCATCTGGAATTTGCTCATGGGCAGGTAATGCCCATTGGGTTGGATTTTAAGCATCTGTGCCATATAGCATTTACACAATGTACATGAATTGGAACTTAGTCTGAACCAGTGGGCCTTTAAAGTCATTGAAGTTCTCTCTAGTGCAGATTCAGACAGTGATGAGGATTTCAGTGATCAAGAAGAAAGTGAAGATGAGGAGTTTACTgtaaagaagacagagaaaaagaagacaagcAGAAAAGAGCAAAAGGCACCTCCTCAGACCTCCAGCAAACAGAAGAAGCCTCCAAAGCCAACCAAAGGCAAAGGACAACTCAAAggtatttttctgtcatctgatTGTATGAGAAaattttaaccaaaaaaaattgGATTTAGAAAACCTACAAATCAGTATTTCCTCAAACTAGTTAAAAGTCTTCTCACTGCCCTGgctcctcttcctttcttccttctctctctctctctctttctctctctctctccctctccctctctctctctcaatttttcCTCATTGATTCTCTGCTTCCCATCTcttatttctcctctctgtcttctccagCTGAGAGCAGAAGCCCAGCAATGATCAGGCCTGTTCCTGGGATAGAAAAGTCTCCAACCACACCACCTCTGTCTAAACCTGCCCTCTCTGTCAGTCCTGCAGCGGGAAGACTGCCTAAGTGGAATCCTCCAGGTATGCTAAGATAATCAGGGTTTCACACACATGATCActttagaaaatgaataaggACCTGAACCTTGGTAGTTTGTTTATGCTGAACATacgctgttttgtttgtcaaaaGGTCAGATTGGGAGGAGTCCCGGCAGCTTACAGAGCGTCCCAGTCAAGTCTCCTGGACAGGGTCTGCGTCTGGGACTGTCTCGTCTCGCTCGAGTCAAACCGCTGCATCCCAGCGCTGTGGCACACTGATTCACCTCTGTGGGGAAAGAATCTCTTCCTTACTTTTCTCTTAATTGGCATATTTCCACACAAAGATCAATCTAGGTCCTGCACTAAATTGTACATTTTGCAAAATGCTATTCACACCAGGACTAGTGTGAATCCTTTTCTGGGGGAGTTAGCTCATCAGATGGCTTACCATCCTGGCCATATACCTAGACTTTTACTAAATacaccatatatatatgtatctcaAATGGTCACTGAAGCGTTGGGGTCATTTTTTTGTCCCCCTTTGTTGAAGATAAAAATCCTCAGAAGGTGTTCTTGCTCCCCCTGCTGGACTAAGTGACATATGCAACAGTCATTCTTTGGCTTGCCTTTTAACCTGAAAAACTGATGTTTgtagagtttttgtgtgtgtgtgtgtgtgtgtgtgtgtgtgtgtattttatgtctgttttattttggaatGTACACATGCATTAATGTTCAACTTTAAGTCGAATAAACAGTTTGCAGATCGTGTCAATATAATCAGTGTAATTAATGTTGAAAACTGGATAAAGTTAAGTTTCACTGCAAAACGAGATAAGTGTGATTGCATGAAGGTAACACATTTTAGCCTGCCTGAAATGTCCCATGAAGAGCTTTGGACAGAAAAGAAGTGGCTGTTTAATGCCTgcgaaaaaataaaataataaaaaaatgaagtgactAAGCCTGCAAAATGACTACTTACAgaattactttttatttttgctatttttcaGTTATATCCTGGAATGAAAATGAGCCAACATCTCAAATATGGCTGGAAAATGCACTTCCAAGCAGTCAAATATTAGAAACTGTGAGACACAGTTTTCATGTAAACAttatcaaaatgtttaaggGGTGTATTTATACTGGGCTTTATTTCAGTGGCTGCATACTAACAATTTGAGTGTTAACGCTTTTCGGTTTTAGGCCTTCAGATCCCCCAAAACTACTCTGGTCAACAATAGAATGTTTTTAGAACCTTTGCAGCACCATGTAATAACATTCGGCCTCTTCGTTGGTGAGGCCACAATAAATTGCTCTGTACTGCGTCAAGTGGTCAGTCTGACAGAATCGGCATTCGATTTTCACAGgcacaaaacagcaaacatgAGCTGTAGAAAGTCACACGCAAGACGTCAAACTGGTTAAAAACTTTTCAAGACAGATAATCAAATTATTCCCAGAGTTGGATTTTGAGGGCTCTTACTAAATAACAACGAAAAACATGGCAGAAAATACGTGTATACCTTCTATAATAGTGACAGGTGTTCAAACCAGTGCAGCCTGGAAAAATTCCAAGCTATAATAAACTGAACTACTCTAACTGTTTTATATGATTCTTTTATGTCATACCTGCAGAAATTCAGTGAAGAGGTTGGTTACCACCTACTACCCAGGACAGAACTGTCCCCCCACTGGTGAAAAGAGTATTTATTATTAGTGTGCTATTCCTACAAAATTTTTCCTCAGAGTGCAAATGGCAGCATCTCCGTGAATGAGTGACACTGAGCCAGGCCTTTGACAGAGGTCCCGCTATGCCTTAACGATATAATGTGGGAAGCTGTATAACCTAGGATTGCATGTTTGACTAGCAACAAAGAGTGTGGCCTCAGTCCTAAAACAAGAATGTTTCGTTCGTACTGAACTGTATTCTCTTCCATAAGTCCTCTTGGTATCTCAGAGCAAAACATCATGGATGCTGAACTTGATGAATGTCAGTTTAAAGCAGCTGGGAAATTAATATACAGAATCTGGTGTCAAGGATAGACTGATGGAAGAGATATCAGAGATAACAGCTCCCTGGGTTTTGGAATTATGGGtattgagtgtttttgtgttcttcagAGTAGTTTTCTTCAAATGGTGTGAGTGAGTTCAGAGTTACCTAGTCACCATTATGGATAAGCCTAACACCGCATGTTAATCACAGTGAATGGCTACTTAAGGAGAGAAACTCAGTCAGTGTGCTCATAAAGCTGGTAACAAGATTCTGATCAACTCAAGATGTCTCGTTGTCTTTCATTTATGTCCGCTGCTACAATACAGTTAATAGTCACAGTTGTCATTGTaataaatgagtgaaatgaCCTCTACAATTGTCAGAGCAAAAGTTCTGAGGAAAAGGACCATTTAATAGTGTTAAGATGCGAAAGCTTCTCATTCATGATGGCAAACGTAGACATTCTGTTTGCTCCTACATGTGGGGTCACTGCTTCCAGTATTACACCTGATTCCATAGTTACCTGATTGGCCAAATGCAGCACTGAGAGAAGGATGGTTGGCTGTCACTTACTGCCATGTCACTGGCTTGTGTCTGAGTTGTCTGAGGCAGCAATGTCATCCACCAGAGTAGAGGACAGGGTTTTGCCTGGGCAGTCAGGTTGTGCCCTTCCTCAGGTCATGCCTTCTTCCTGACCTCAAATGGTACAGAAGGTTTCTCTGGAGACAGGAGGACTGGCACCTTGCCTCTAACTCAGAGCTAATGAAAGATTTAAAGAAGCTGCTATAATCTGGACAAATGCTAGAGTGAATAACAAGGTGTCGGCTTGGCTTTGAAACAACTCACAAGCACAAGTAGTGTTTCACAAATCACTGCTGTTTGCACAGATCTTGTATTAGCTTCCAATGTTGATTTTAGCTAATTCAGCGTTTTCCATGTTTTCCATGATTACCACTACCTTCTTTTGAATCTCTGTCCCCACTCTCCCAGCCTTAGTATGTTTGAACTGCTCTACATAGCAGCCCAGCATACACATATGCTAATGGTTTTTGCGTTGAAAAGGATCAGGATTTGGGAGAAGTCCCTGGCCATAGAAACCCCCTGTCAGTACATGTAAACcgacacacatgtacactgcCTCGCTATGGCCTATACTATGACCATACTTCTAGTTCTATCTCTGCTGTTAAAACAATGCTATTTGTTCCATGAAATGCAATGAGTTGTCTACTCTTGTAAGTGTGTGCGTTACAATAGTTGGACATTTTCTGAATTCCTCTGGTTGTTTTCTTGTTGACTTGTTCTGAGGGTATATGAAAGCACCTGTTcttgacaaaaacagaagttattaaaatgaaagatgCTGTCGCTTCTTTATTTTATGtagaaatttgaaaaaaaaaaaaaataactgcaGAGAATTTACAGTGGCGCTTTAGAACCTTCAgttattttcaaagaaaatgtgcccatacataaatacaaaggTGAGAAAATATGTTTCTAAAAACTCAGAGACACTTGTCCTAGCTACATTAtaaatttctttttatatatgtgttGTCCTTTATACACAAAGTATTCAGATGAATAGATGCGTTAATATAACTATTCTCAGAAAGTAGCTGTTGGTCGATTTTCGAAGAGTTTTCTAATGACATCAAAATTGTTATGGTTCTTGGTGCACCTTTCAGTAACCTATTTCACAGTAATTGTGAatctttttgattttctttttaatgcaaatttgcattttatttacttagtggttgtttttttatttgtttgtttgttgtaacaCTTCGACATTCTCTGCTCTAAAATAGTGCTCATAAAAGTAGAGATGCGCTTTGATGTGTCATAAATCAGTAAAACAGTTGTCAGTGTTAATACAGCAGTCGTGGCACAATTTGACAAGTTGACTCATACTGACCAAATATTTGCTCTCTCCTATGAATAGTATTTAAAGACTTTTAATAGACTGTATGCTTTGGAAAGTGAACTATTGCAAGAATTCCTGATGCCTTTTCCCCAACAACATAAAGATCAAAGTGAGATCACAAACTCGGGGCCTAGTCTATACCTCATGGAGGTAAGCGCACCCCCACAAGCCACATAATGGTATAACCCTGTACTGTAGCATACTCAGTACTTACAAGGAAGAGTCTGTAATGGAGGAAGTCTTCCTCTAACTCTTTAATCCACACTGCTGTGGGCAAGGATAAGATTAATAGTGTCAGTGACTGGATGGTTAGCCTTTGGATTTTAGTCAGCCCCTGCTGCCTTATTGCCCAATTTTTTTCAGTAGCAAGACTATAGTATGCATAGTTCCAGAGAAATGGATATTAAGAAAGGTAAATTTGTTTAGTGTGCATGATGGATAATGCTTCAACTCCACACATGATCGGTTTAAATTTAGCTTTGGACCATGAGTGTAATAGTTAAGCCAAAGTTGGCATTGCACAAACAAAGTAATCAATCCAAGGTAAAACACAGCTGCCATAAATAGATCCCCTGCTCCAATTCAGATTCATTCTTTCAGTTCACATCTGTCTATCTGAACAGGAAACTGAAGCATACAGCTAGCATTCAACCAACACTCTCTACTGATGCCCTGAGTGACCACAGggctcagacacaaacaccttGCCCAGAGAATTATCACTTAAAAAGAGCTGGGGTTGGTTGTTCAGATATTATTGTATATCGTGTAAAAGTTGATGGCACGTCTTTCCCACACAATAGCCaagtgcagtttgtttgttaaaacaGGGGTTCAGTGTGATTGAATCAGACCCTCCAGGTAACAGTGGAGGGGTTTGTATTACACGGAGACAGATGGAGATGAACAGAAAAGGTGAAACGGGAGAGTGACCAAATGAAGGTGCCGTGCTGAGGCTAAACAAACAGACTCTGTCAACACTTGCAGTCATTCAATGcttgtcttttgtctctccctcactctatCTCTGCTGGGTAATTCTAGCAACTGCGTGAAGCAGAATTTGGAAAATACAGCTGTCCGGCCCACCAGCAATTCCAAGCCCAGACACAAAAGAGATGTCGCCCTTCCGCAAGTCAGTATCGATGGACAACAAAATAACTCTCAACTCTATCAGGGGAGTTGCCATGTAAGTGCAACACAGTGTCGCATCCAAGTGCAACTTAGTGTCGCATCTTGTCTTAGACAAATGCACTGTTCTTGCTGCTGTCACTTTATCTCAAGGTTATGTTagattgttttaaatttgtgtgCTATTGTGAAAGCTACAATGTGAGATTGTGTAATtaagctgatgcaatatacatatctatatattgCATCAGCTTGTGTGCAATGTGCAATAAAGTTGAGCATACAACCGCACAAAAGCGGATGTTTTATgagcattcaaactgcagaCTTTtcgcagatcattttaatgtatcaGTATTACCTGAATCTGGTGAGAGGATGAAGATAGCAATTATTGACggattaaaaccatctgtggatatagCAAATGATGCAATAGTCTGCAAAGAACAGTaactctatcacaaaatgaaactggtaatcatttactatatttacatcgcttagtgttgattattcagtgaattatttgtttgatttgtatgTAAGATCACAGGTTCTCTGTGTTGGAAAAAGGCCTTAAATGATACTTTTTCCAGATAGTGGGCTGCAtcacatgactgtttttttgctGACCTTCACTCTCATAACACCCTTGCTGTGTGCAGATGGGATCCAAAGCAGTGCGTGACTCCAGAATGAGGCCATGCAGCACAACTGGATGCAGGAGGGCCAGCTTAAGGTTGAAAcaatgacaggtttaaaggtaaaatctgttcctctgtttccagttcACAGGCCGACATGTCCCTACTGTACTTAAGacatcagacattttttcccttctagGACTTTTTCCAAGTACTGTTAAGATgtgctgttatatgaaataactcacagaaataataaaataacacaaaggAAATAGGAAGTAGAGAGTTTTGGTAGTGATGTCcatgaatactaataatgggccattaatACACATAGTCCTACAGCGACCACAATCCATGCGAGTTAGAGCACTAtcggtatggtatttctgttaaaaagtgacaCTAATAtcaacagagtggtgagcataattaccgtATGTTATTGTAATGGTGTACATAAttctgtggaaatatgatgaatttaccacctgagcctttctgtaaattttttttttttacctggccTGTATTTGGAAGCGGCAAACCCAAACAGGCAGCAACCTTAGCTATAATCTGAAACCTGGCCATAGCTTGAGACCCGTTTTTAGTTGAGAATTTATGgtaatatgaaaatgtgttattttattaCCATATCTGCTGAGGTTTTTTGAACACAGCATTTGCCTCGCCAGTATAAAATTCATACtggtgtgttttatttacatgttcTTATCCAAacatcatttgtgttttgacccTTTTGCAGCTAAACTAATCCTTTGTTTTCCACATGATTGACAGAAATCCTGCAACTTGCTCATAGTATTTGTCtggtctctgtgttactgatgcactgaaacattttgggtacagactgactgaatttGAGCAGATGGAAATCACAAACTACTGCGAGGTTTGTTACCTGGGTCTGGTTGCCAGGAAGATCAGTGGATCCCAATGGGCATCCTATAACTCAGGATATGATAATGAAGAATGTGGCTATGTCCTGGTAATGGTCCCAGCAATAATATTCCACAACTGTTGTGACAGACCATTTTAAGGCCATTGGAGATCTTAATTAACAGAGTTGATGATGTTTGCAGTCATCCTAATGTCTGTCTAagctgcagtgttttgtttttgtttttccaggctCCACATGTCCATATTGGCTATCGCTTTGAGGTACTGGAGGACATCGGTAAAGGTTCCTGTGGTTTAAGTGTCGAGGTCATTTGCACCATGTGAGGGTAGCTTTTTTGACACGTTAGTATCCCTCTCACATCCCCAGTATAGCATCAGAAATGTAGTAGGATATATTTAATGATGATTTATGTGACGAAAGTTATCGTAATAGTGCATTACGGTCGTAATTACACCCGTCCTCCTTAATTAACCACCAAATATCCTTCCTAATCTTAGTGACTCACACTGGAATTTTAGAGTCTTCAAAAAATGAATCTTTGATCTCATGTTTAAGGGTTGATTGAAAATAATGTGTCGATGCAGTTGTGAGTAGTAAGTGTTCCTTCTGTCAGCTGAATGCCTTTTATTCCCTTTGGTGTCCCACCCGATAGCTTTCACAGCCAGGCTATGGTGGAGCTGCATATTCTATATATGATTTGCAATAAGGACTAGGAAGACTGTTACAACGTCATCCACATGAAGGAGTACATATACCTCCACATCCACTTCTGTATTGTCTTTGAGCTTCTGGGGTGAGTCTGTTTGCTTTAGTTACTGGAGGATGTAATGTGGTGGAAAATTAATGAAGACTTTCAGATTTACAGATTAGCTGTCACATCAGTGCGTAAGCTCCTGAggtagtgtgtttgtggattgctCCTGTGTTAGTCTATTCTGTGCTCTGCTCAGGTGTGTCAGTGGAATTACTGCTGTGCTAGTGTATATCATAGTCTGACTCTGTAGTCGAGTAATAGGCGCTTGAAAGTGCGTTTTACGGAACGAATATAtggaatgtgcatgtgtgtgtttggttttttttcagagatataaTTGCGTAACTTGTTGTGGGTTAACAATATATGCCCTtataatttgtgtgtttttcagatcaACTCTGCATGAATTCATTAGGACTCAC
Proteins encoded in this region:
- the rad51ap1 gene encoding RAD51-associated protein 1, whose amino-acid sequence is MDRPCRNRKAVNYSDFADDDDEDFAEVKAPPSKKCRVKEHESQKSKKSSTKSSSQESATHLKGCPLKADTPQPAQVSAVLLSNCSVDGSCMGLDKITSEQASPISGSRQRKSRAIEHQEPVLQEEKGKAGGEDHQTQYTPDSDSDEDFSDQEESEDEEFTVKKTEKKKTSRKEQKAPPQTSSKQKKPPKPTKGKGQLKVFLIDSLLPISYFSSLSSPAESRSPAMIRPVPGIEKSPTTPPLSKPALSVSPAAGRLPKWNPPGQIGRSPGSLQSVPVKSPGQGLRLGLSRLARVKPLHPSAVAH